The Ziziphus jujuba cultivar Dongzao chromosome 12, ASM3175591v1 sequence TGAAGTTTGGAGGATCATCTGTGGCATCTGCAGAGAGGATGAGAGAGGTGGCTGATCTTATACTCAGTTTTCCCAAGGAGAGGCCTGTCATTGTTCTCTCCGCTATGGGGAAGACAACTAACAAACTCTTACAGGTATTCTAGGTCTCtctccattattattattttcttctttcttttgcttTGCCTTATGGAAAAACGGTTTCTGATTTGTTAGGCTGGAGAAAAGGCTGCTAGTTGCGGTATTACCAACTTATCTACTATTGATGAATTCAGCTCTATCAAAGAATTGCATCTCAGgcgagacttttttttttttttttgggggaattaTTTCGTtctgaaaccaaaaaaaaaaaaaaaaaatatatatatatatatatatatttatattttattatgctcTACACTGTGCAGGACCGTGGATGTTCTTGGAGTAGATAGATCTATCATTGCATGTGAGTAGAGATAGATAAATCTATGTTTAAAGTTCTTTTTCTATCTCCATTTGATCTTCgatctttgttttttgttcttggtttCTTTATCTCTATTTGATCTTTGATCTTTGCACTTTTTCTTATacaatatattctaaaaatcaaTGCAAAATGCATTTATAATGAATTCTACATCTCTATGATGCTcactttggaaaaattatttttcagcaCACTTAGAAGAGTTGGAGCAACTTCTGAAGGGAATTGCAATAGATAAAGAGTTGAATCTAAGAACAAGAGACTACTTGGTTTCTTTTGGGGAGTGCATGTGCACAAGAATTTTTGCAGGTTATTTAAACAAGATTGGAGTTAAAGCCTGCCAGGTATGTGTTGTTTTCAGGTTCTTGAGACTGTAATTCTGTGGCTCAACTAGGATATTTCATgagatataaatgaaaaaaaaaaaaaaaaaaaaaggaaaaaaagacaaGCCGGTATATGCTTTCTCATTTAAAATTATGGTGGTAGAGAAACCCCGCTTGTTAGCACTGACATATTCTAATGTTTTTGCAGTATGATGCTTTTGAAATTGGTTTTATGACCACAGATGACTTCACAAATGCTGTTATTTTGGAGGAAACTTATCCGACTGTTGCAAAGAGAATCAACGATGATTGGATTTGTAATTCTGCAGTTCCAATTGTTACTGGTTTCCTTGGAAAGGTGTTTAGCTGGCAAAGtgcttccttttttcttcttttgatttgatTCAACTTTTAAAGCACCTTACATTATGCTTCCATGCTGTAGGGCTTCAGGTCAGGTGCAGTGACTACACTAGGCAGGGGTGGTAGTGATTTGACGGCCACAGCCATCGGTAAAGCATTAGAGGTCCGAGAAATTCAGGTGAGTTTCTGATGTTTCAAATTTATGTATGTTTTTGATACATGGATATTTAATTATCATGACCTATTAGGTTTTATGATCACAAAAGACGCATAAAGATGTAACTAGACCAGTGAATGGTAGTTTATAAAAATGGCAAAATATATGGCAAAGTCTCTTGTTGAATTCTAGATCGTTTCCATGAGTTCATTGTTCTGCTTACAATCCTTTACAGGTTTGGAAAGATGTTGATGGTATTTTAACGTGTGATCCAAATACATATCCAAGCGCTAAACTTGTCCCTCATCTGATCTTTTATGAGGCTGTGGAACTTGCAAATTCTGGTGCTCaggtattattattttgtacctTCTAAACTACTTGAGCAATGTAAAATCTCAGCTTTGACAATGGTAATTTGGTATGGTGGTTATAGGCCAAAAATTTGGTATAGCAAATTTGATAGTGTTTACCTGCATGCCCAATGCCTAATCTGTATACATTCATAGATGCAATGAACGGCACTATACTGGGACCCCCAATTGGATTCTTAGAGAGAAGTTTGATTACACTAGTGATCTTATCAAGAGATGGGCatgaattgaaaattatttttgttcctATTCCAGGTATTGCATCCAGAGGCGATGAGACCAGCTATGGAGGCTGACATTCCTATTAGGGTTAAAAACTCTTTCAATCCCAACGCTCCAGGAACTCTCATTGCCCGGACAAGGGATATGAGCGAGGTTTGTGACTTTAACATttcttaaaaaactaaaatacgACAAGTGTATTTATGCTAGAAAAAGAATTTACTTGTCTTTTTTTCAATTGCAGGCAGTACTAACCGGCATTGTTTTGAAACGGAATGTGACTATGTTGGACATTGTTAGCACTCGGATGCTTGGTCAAGTGGGCTTCCTTGCTAAAGTGAGAAAACAAACaacctcaaatttttttttcgctGCTTCATTTTTGCTGCTTGGTTGCCTTAGTTGTTAATTGCTAAATCTATTAGTGTACCTTTTTCCAATGCAGGTATCTTCAACCTTTGAAGATTTGGGCATATCCGTGGATTCTATAGCTACCACTGAAGTCAGTATATCTTTGACATTAGATCCCTCAAAGCTTTGGAGCAGAGAGCTATTTCAACAGGCAAGCATTAATATTATCTCATGCTCACTATGtggttaaatattattatttgcggGCTACATGGCCACAGGCCTAAGTTATAAGATTTTACAATTGTCCGCAGAGGATTTTTCGTCCTGTTGTTATTTACTCAGGTTCTAATACAATCAATACGAAAGAATTATATAGCATGTATAGCAAGTTGTAAAGTAATTCAAATTAATAGAACAAGCTGCTCATACCTCTTATATTTCTCGTATTTCACTGTCAAGTGAGATTCCGGTCTTTATTCATTGGGATTCTGTATTGTTTTGTAATGCTTCTGGTGCTTTTGTAACTTCTTGACAGGAACTTGACCATGTTGTTGAAGAACTGGAGAAAATTGCTGTTGTGAAACTTAAAAA is a genomic window containing:
- the LOC107429585 gene encoding aspartokinase 2, chloroplastic-like; the encoded protein is MQTALHFCGAKIAWPLSWASGGCCLSYQPVLSEKLSFAACVTYTGALNSSLKKSSISISNRVSLRVKSSSCDGGRIVDVIEKNEIESQSFQGNEKRLSCVMKFGGSSVASAERMREVADLILSFPKERPVIVLSAMGKTTNKLLQAGEKAASCGITNLSTIDEFSSIKELHLRTVDVLGVDRSIIASHLEELEQLLKGIAIDKELNLRTRDYLVSFGECMCTRIFAGYLNKIGVKACQYDAFEIGFMTTDDFTNAVILEETYPTVAKRINDDWICNSAVPIVTGFLGKGFRSGAVTTLGRGGSDLTATAIGKALEVREIQVWKDVDGILTCDPNTYPSAKLVPHLIFYEAVELANSGAQVLHPEAMRPAMEADIPIRVKNSFNPNAPGTLIARTRDMSEAVLTGIVLKRNVTMLDIVSTRMLGQVGFLAKVSSTFEDLGISVDSIATTEVSISLTLDPSKLWSRELFQQELDHVVEELEKIAVVKLKNRTILSLVGNAQRSSLILEKAFHVLGTNGINVKMISQGESKDNIANISLIINDDEAEQCVAALHQAFFEGPASLN